The stretch of DNA CCACCAGCAGTTCGACCAGCGTTGCCGCGCTTGTTAGCTTTCTGAGCTATTTGAGAAGTGTAGAAACGaagactcttcttcttttgtgCCTTGTCGGCAGCTTCACGGGCAGTAAGTGGCGCCTCTTCGCCAAGATCCTGGTCGTCTCCATTGGTATGTCGACGTTGAGCAGTCTTGGTGCCTGGTCTATTCTTTGCATGTATCAATGAGTCCAGATTTGCAAGGTCGGCTTCCGCGCGTTGGAGCTTCTCTGCTCTCCTCTGTTCTCTGGCCGCttggagagcagcagcatgacGATCAGCTCTCGATGAACGTTTGTCAGACGTGGGAGGCTCGACATCGGCAACGGCCTCGCCTTGGCTAGTCTCGTCCTCCGCCTCAAGAGGGTGCCTTTGCTCAGATGTTGTGCTGTCTTGTTCGACATGATCCGGAAGCGTCGACGTCCGTTCCCACAGCTCGCGGCACTTGACCAAGCTGATCATGACTGGGTGGTCTCGAAGTTGTGTTGCCGGGAGAGCCACCACGTACTCTTCGCTGGTCTGCGCAGCAGGAGAGGTGAGTAAGGAGAAATACATCACCAGTGCACCCAGGTAGGCAGAAGCGGCTTTCCATTTGATTTGGGCGAGCGACGAGGCTCCCGCCGCCTTGGACAAGCGAGCGTGCTCCTCTCGTAGCCGCAGAAGCTGCTTGCTCAAGGGTTCGAACTCGGGATAACGGGACTTGAGCAGCTTCAGACGCTCGGCCGCACCCATGTCTGGCGCAATCTGGAGGCGTGGCACAAACTCGGACACCACATTCTGCTCACGCTCGCCTTCTGCAGCGGCGCCGCCCTGGTCGGTTGTCTGCcactcgtcttcatcgagaCCGTAATCCGCCGCGCGCATCTGCTGTAATTGTCTCTTCTGCAGCCGAATggcttccttctcttcctcgaggGCCTGCTCTTCAGTCTCGATCGCATCGTGTCCGTACAGTGCGTCCTTCGAAGTGCCCCAGCCCGCTActccctcgtcgtcgtcttcctcgtcgagaCCGCGATGATCGGCGCTCTCGCCATCGGAGctcccctcctcctccgcttcGGAGTGGCCCAGGACTTCCTCATCGGACGGCTGCAGgaattcttcatcttcagcaaGTTTTCGCCTTCGTTTCGCTGCCGGCTCCTCGCCGAGGCGGATCTCGTCCTGGTTCAGGTGGAACTCATCGTCCGAGCCGGCCACATCCTCGAAGGTGTGTATTCTCTTTTTCGCCATTGCGCGACGATGTCAAATGTGATCGGACAGGGCAACACCTGCGATGTCTGTCTGCTTGGCAGCAAAAAGTTATGAGCTTGGATTAGGCTAAAGCTAAAGTTGATTGGCGAATGCTAATCAGATCTGCCGAGATAAGTCCGGTCCAGCATCACATCCGCCGAGTGCCTCCGCGGCCGACACATGCTCGAGCACGGCGTGAATATGGTCCCGCCTTCACGACGCATCGCTATCTGTCCACCGCCCCGATGACTAAAtactgctgtcgctggcggAGCGGCACCAGAACACGCTTCTGCATCCGGCGAACCGGCGTGTCTTCGCTCCAATGCATGCCCTGGCATATCACCATTGCTGGCTCTGCAGAGGAGCAATGTCCCTCCATTCACTGGCTGACAAGGGCGTTGCTTCCTGGTCATCACAAAGCATGTGATACGAGCTTAACGACCACCGCGATCGAAGCTTCACGAAGAGCCCGATCAATGCAGGGGAGGTTCTTCGCGACGGCCATGTCTTGCACGCTCCCGCCTCATTGCGTGCAACTCGGCCGTGGGCCAAAATTCTGTTTGACCTCGACTGACGCCACAACTTCTGGGTCATCTGATCTCTCCTCGAAAGCACGGCGACGACATGGAGTCTGTCGAGAAGTATGCCGAGAAGGTG from Cercospora beticola chromosome 1, complete sequence encodes:
- a CDS encoding uncharacterized protein (BUSCO:EOG09264BOA), giving the protein MAKKRIHTFEDVAGSDDEFHLNQDEIRLGEEPAAKRRRKLAEDEEFLQPSDEEVLGHSEAEEEGSSDGESADHRGLDEEDDDEGVAGWGTSKDALYGHDAIETEEQALEEEKEAIRLQKRQLQQMRAADYGLDEDEWQTTDQGGAAAEGEREQNVVSEFVPRLQIAPDMGAAERLKLLKSRYPEFEPLSKQLLRLREEHARLSKAAGASSLAQIKWKAASAYLGALVMYFSLLTSPAAQTSEEYVVALPATQLRDHPVMISLVKCRELWERTSTLPDHVEQDSTTSEQRHPLEAEDETSQGEAVADVEPPTSDKRSSRADRHAAALQAAREQRRAEKLQRAEADLANLDSLIHAKNRPGTKTAQRRHTNGDDQDLGEEAPLTAREAADKAQKKKSLRFYTSQIAQKANKRGNAGRTAGGDDDIPHRERLRDRQARLNAEAEKRGKRAGDGVDADLGGDSDEDDHQQARDIRAAAEDDEYYDLVASKTAKKKSDKAVLAEAQGQAALQGGAVVQQEVIGPDGKRKISYAIEKNKGLTPHRKKDVRNPRVKKRKKYDEKKKKLASIKPVYKGGEGRGGYGGELTGIKGSLVKSTKLS